In one Terriglobia bacterium genomic region, the following are encoded:
- a CDS encoding DUF2779 domain-containing protein, giving the protein MIYEASFFADEAFVAVDVLAKNDDGWRLIEVKSTTKVKPEHIPDVAVQVHVLRKAGLPVTTAELMHLDRGCVSPDLSNLFTRADVTAAAEAFLPDVPGELGRQLEMLRGALPEVPIGPHCNSPYECPFENRCWPALPEHHVSTLYYVGNQWWDLAADGYETVDELPADLSPHPAARRQQRAVREGRTIVEPGLDRALRSLRGRLAIIDFETVAPAIPVWNGCRPYDAVPAQFSCHVQDGRGGWTHQEWLADGPGDPRPELVRRLAHACEGADTVLAYYSDFESRCLHLMADALPELREPVDSIVARLADPLPIVRDYVYHPGFGGSFSLKAVVPALVPELSYHGMEVADGMAASRELERLLLDRDSIPDAERERLREALRRYCELDTWGVVRLLERLHEMAGSA; this is encoded by the coding sequence GTGATCTACGAGGCGTCGTTCTTCGCCGACGAGGCGTTCGTCGCCGTGGACGTTCTGGCGAAGAACGATGACGGCTGGCGGCTGATCGAGGTCAAGTCGACCACGAAGGTGAAACCCGAGCACATCCCCGATGTCGCCGTGCAAGTTCACGTGTTGCGCAAGGCGGGCCTTCCGGTGACGACGGCGGAGCTGATGCACCTCGACCGCGGCTGCGTCTCCCCCGATCTGAGCAACCTGTTCACGCGCGCCGACGTGACGGCTGCGGCGGAAGCGTTTCTACCGGATGTTCCGGGGGAGCTGGGCAGGCAACTCGAGATGCTGCGCGGGGCGCTGCCCGAGGTGCCGATCGGGCCGCACTGCAACTCGCCGTACGAGTGCCCGTTCGAGAACCGCTGCTGGCCCGCGTTACCCGAACACCACGTCAGCACCCTCTACTACGTCGGCAACCAGTGGTGGGACTTGGCTGCCGATGGCTATGAGACGGTGGACGAGCTGCCTGCGGACCTGTCGCCGCACCCCGCGGCTCGGCGTCAGCAACGCGCCGTGCGGGAGGGTCGGACGATCGTCGAGCCCGGTCTCGACAGGGCGCTGCGTTCTCTCCGGGGACGGCTCGCGATCATCGACTTCGAGACGGTAGCCCCGGCGATCCCCGTCTGGAACGGCTGTCGCCCCTACGATGCGGTTCCCGCCCAGTTCAGCTGTCACGTGCAGGACGGTCGGGGCGGCTGGACGCACCAGGAGTGGTTGGCGGATGGCCCCGGCGATCCGAGGCCGGAGCTCGTGCGCCGGTTGGCGCATGCCTGTGAAGGGGCAGACACGGTGCTCGCGTACTACTCGGACTTCGAGTCACGTTGTCTGCACCTCATGGCCGACGCCCTGCCCGAGTTGCGGGAGCCGGTCGACAGCATCGTGGCGCGCCTCGCGGATCCGCTGCCGATCGTCCGGGACTACGTTTACCACCCGGGGTTCGGCGGCAGCTTCAGCCTGAAGGCGGTGGTCCCGGCGCTCGTTCCCGAACTTAGCTACCACGGCATGGAGGTCGCCGACGGCATGGCGGCGAGCCGTGAGCTGGAGCGGCTGCTGCTCGACCGCGACTCCATTCCCGATGCCGAGCGCGAACGCCTGCGGGAAGCCCTTCGCCGGTACTGCGAGTTGGATACCTGGGGCGTCGTGCGACTGCTGGAGCGTCTTCACGAGATGGCGGGGTCGGCTTGA